In Aquincola tertiaricarbonis, the genomic stretch ACACCGCCTCGGCGTCGGTCTCCACGTCTGCGCCGCCGCTCAGCCCGGTGGTGGCCACGAACGCCGCGTCGATGCCTACCACGGGCGATACCAGCGTCAGCGCCGTGTCGGCGGCCAGGTTCTGCGCCGCGCCGGCCACCGTGGCCACCACGGTCGCGGAAACCACACCAGCCACCACGGCCGCGTCGACCGTCACGCTGAACTGCCGGCCGCTGGCGTCCTGCATCAACGTGCCGGCCGGCAGCAGCGATGCGCTCACGCCGGTGCCGCTCACGGTGCCCGTGGCCGCTGCCGCCTCTTTGCGCGCCATGCCGTAGGTGGCCAGCCAGCCGTCCAGGAAGGTGCCGGCCGAGCTGACCGGCACGGCCTGCCGCGCGATGAAGTCGCGCAGGTAGCGGTAGGCGCCATGCAGGCCGGTGGCCTGCACGAACGCCAGCGCCTTGACGTTGCCGCGGGCCAGCTCCAGATCGGTGGCGCTCATGGCCACCGGGCCGCCGGCCTGGCTCGCCTCAGCCAGCGACTGCTGCAGCAGCCGGGCGGCGTTGGCCGTCAGCTCGCTGATGCTGGGGATCGGGACGTTCAGCGGCGTCGTCATACCGAAGCCCACCGCCGGATGCTCGTGCCCCACAGCACGTCGTACACCGGCCGCACCTCGGCCGGCCGGTAGATCGTGGCGCGCACCGCCAGGCGGTCCTGCCGCTCGCCCACCCACTCGGTGGCCACCTCCACCCGCGCGGCGATGCCATCACGCACCAGCCAGGCCAGCGCCTCCTGAGCCGCAAAGCGCGCCCGCTCCAGCACGTCGGTGGTGGCCTTGCCGGTCATGCACAACCACAGCGCCGAGCCCCAGGCCTGCGCGTCGGCACCGGCCCATTCGCCCATGAACTCCTCGCCCACCCAGCCCCGCCGATCGGTGGCACCCAGCGGCAGCGTGTCGTCGCGGCTGGCGCGGCGGTCGGTGAACAGGCTCACGATCACCGCGGTGCTGAGCGTGTCCTCCAGCTCCAGCGCGTACGTGGCCAGCATGTCCACGCCCGGCTGCGGCGCGCCGGTCGGGCTGAGGTAGTCGGTCCAGGGGTA encodes the following:
- a CDS encoding phage GP46 family protein, producing the protein MFDLATRPQPAADAAALVGVPFDLRLAPPTRVAAYPWTDYLSPTGAPQPGVDMLATYALELEDTLSTAVIVSLFTDRRASRDDTLPLGATDRRGWVGEEFMGEWAGADAQAWGSALWLCMTGKATTDVLERARFAAQEALAWLVRDGIAARVEVATEWVGERQDRLAVRATIYRPAEVRPVYDVLWGTSIRRWASV
- a CDS encoding baseplate J/gp47 family protein is translated as MTTPLNVPIPSISELTANAARLLQQSLAEASQAGGPVAMSATDLELARGNVKALAFVQATGLHGAYRYLRDFIARQAVPVSSAGTFLDGWLATYGMARKEAAAATGTVSGTGVSASLLPAGTLMQDASGRQFSVTVDAAVVAGVVSATVVATVAGAAQNLAADTALTLVSPVVGIDAAFVATTGLSGGADVETDAEAVYRLQQRLSSEPMGGSPADYARWALQVSGITRAWGVRNPAGPTSAGVIIMADGNPSPGLPTTAQRDQVLNYIRDPKRGPPDELFVIIPTPVVINVVVNLSPDTAAIRAGVTAALADLFFREAVPGGSIPHSHMTEAISSVVGEYNHTISAPAIESGAFFTVDAFNKLLMLGSVTFE